In Gammaproteobacteria bacterium, the following proteins share a genomic window:
- the egtD gene encoding L-histidine N(alpha)-methyltransferase has product MATAAFSFHDQHPQPADFFQEVIDGLSHHPRHIPPKFFYDERGSQLFDRICATPEYYPTRTEIAILHDNAQAIADRVGSDCLLIEPGSGNSVKVRELLGPLVPRLYMPVDISKRYLRESARRLAAEYPWLEVRAACADFTAGQGLPVLPDRGRRVIFFPGSSVGNFEPADLDNFLKVLAETVGAGGGLLIGIDLKKDPALLHAAYNDREGVTAAFNLNLLTRINRELGADFDLAGFRHEAFYNPVLGRVEMHLVSLRDQTVGIDGHRFRFRRDESIHTESSYKYTVAEFSALARTAGFSLDQVWMDAQEWFSVQYYRLTG; this is encoded by the coding sequence ATGGCCACAGCCGCATTTTCCTTTCATGACCAACATCCCCAGCCTGCGGATTTTTTTCAGGAGGTGATCGACGGTCTGTCACACCACCCGCGCCATATCCCGCCGAAGTTTTTTTATGACGAACGGGGTTCGCAGCTGTTCGATCGCATCTGTGCCACGCCAGAGTACTATCCCACCCGCACCGAGATCGCCATCCTGCATGACAACGCCCAGGCCATTGCGGACCGTGTCGGGTCCGACTGCCTGCTCATCGAACCGGGCAGCGGCAACAGCGTCAAGGTGCGCGAACTCCTGGGGCCGCTGGTACCACGCCTCTACATGCCGGTGGATATCTCCAAACGCTATCTGCGCGAGTCCGCCAGGCGGCTGGCCGCGGAATACCCGTGGCTGGAAGTGCGGGCCGCGTGTGCCGATTTCACGGCCGGACAAGGCCTGCCGGTGCTTCCCGACCGGGGTCGCCGGGTGATCTTCTTTCCCGGTTCCAGTGTCGGCAATTTCGAACCAGCGGATCTCGACAATTTTCTCAAGGTGCTGGCGGAGACAGTGGGTGCGGGTGGCGGTCTGCTGATCGGCATCGATCTCAAAAAAGACCCGGCACTGCTGCATGCCGCCTATAACGACCGGGAGGGGGTTACGGCGGCGTTCAATCTGAATCTGTTGACCCGTATCAACCGGGAACTGGGCGCCGATTTCGATCTCGCCGGTTTCAGGCACGAGGCCTTTTATAACCCTGTCCTGGGACGGGTCGAGATGCATCTCGTGAGCCTGCGGGATCAGACGGTTGGCATCGACGGCCATCGCTTCCGGTTCCGGAGGGATGAATCCATCCATACCGAGAGTTCCTATAAATACACGGTCGCGGAATTCAGTGCACTGGCCCGGACTGCCGGCTTCAGCCTGGATCAGGTCTGGATGGATGCGCAGGAGTGGTTCAGTGTCCAGTATTACCGCCTTACCGGTTAA